The Candidatus Abyssobacteria bacterium SURF_5 genome window below encodes:
- a CDS encoding D-alanine--D-alanine ligase, producing the protein MKVAILYNEPALTGREFSEASIDVLTQVEAVERALAELEYESTRIAFTKDVGAVVQKLAEEKPHLVMNLCESVDEDPLLIGHPAAVLELLDIPFSGSPTAALMLSTDKLVSKRLLSSCGFKTPRFEAYEGNEVPALEKLNFPVIVKPRFEDASVGIDQESVFREANKLRAGLRDLFQRYGCLLIEEYIAGREFNISLFGFPVPETLPIAEIDFDGFPPDLFRIVGYRAKWDVSSFEYQHSRRTFPRLPRPLARKLEETALECFSLFGLRDYGRVDVRVDDRGRVFVLEVNANPCISPDAGFAAAGNQNDLHYVEMIDELLQFVQKRMG; encoded by the coding sequence ATGAAGGTCGCTATCCTATACAATGAGCCCGCCCTCACGGGCCGCGAATTTTCGGAAGCCTCCATTGACGTCCTGACGCAGGTGGAGGCCGTGGAACGGGCCCTCGCCGAACTGGAATATGAATCCACGCGAATCGCTTTCACGAAAGACGTAGGAGCGGTCGTCCAAAAGCTCGCCGAAGAAAAGCCCCATCTGGTGATGAACCTCTGCGAGAGTGTGGACGAAGATCCTCTGTTAATCGGTCATCCTGCGGCCGTGTTGGAGTTGCTCGATATCCCTTTTTCAGGCTCGCCCACCGCGGCGCTCATGCTGAGTACCGACAAGCTGGTGTCGAAGCGCCTGCTTTCATCCTGCGGATTCAAGACCCCGAGGTTTGAAGCCTACGAGGGGAATGAAGTCCCGGCGCTTGAGAAGCTGAATTTCCCGGTGATCGTTAAACCCAGATTCGAGGACGCCAGCGTAGGAATCGATCAGGAATCGGTGTTTCGGGAAGCAAACAAGCTGCGCGCGGGCCTGCGTGACTTGTTCCAGCGGTATGGCTGCCTCCTGATTGAAGAGTACATCGCGGGACGGGAATTCAATATTTCCCTTTTCGGGTTTCCGGTGCCGGAGACGTTGCCAATAGCCGAAATAGACTTTGATGGCTTTCCCCCGGATTTATTTCGGATCGTCGGCTATCGCGCGAAATGGGACGTCTCGTCTTTTGAATATCAGCATTCGCGGCGAACTTTCCCGCGCCTCCCGCGCCCGCTCGCCCGCAAGCTGGAGGAGACGGCTCTGGAATGTTTCAGTCTATTCGGACTCAGGGACTACGGCCGGGTTGATGTACGCGTCGATGATCGAGGCAGAGTGTTCGTGTTGGAGGTGAACGCGAATCCGTGCATCAGTCCGGATGCGGGATTCGCGGCGGCGGGGAACCAGAATGACCTGCACTATGTGGAGATGATCGATGAGCTTCTTCAATTCGTGCAGAAAAGAATGGGATGA
- a CDS encoding glycogen synthase gives MRVLFAASEAVPFVKTGGLADVIGSLPQALHRSGKADISVVLPKYNCINTELHDIVPTGLGAEVPINGVVEWANVWECKREIHYFFIDNPRFYDRPHPYQENGSDYSDNAERFIFFSRAVLELCHRFDVRPDIIHCHDWHTALIPVFLRTKTFFFAGKRPVASAFTVHNAGYQGKFPPEKFKQTGLPSRLFNSQAGLRHGDGINLLKGGLLFSDVITTVSPRYCEELKSWPGGNGLEDVFRRRSDSMVGILNGIDLNEWNPASDPFLVRNYDVNNPEGKRECKRALQKRLALPDRDDIPLLAAVMRLTEQKGTHLVEAISGYLGAADVQFVILGSGNPAQEETFRRLSRDYAHKCCAVIGDTYCFDQALVHQVEAGADIFLMPSLYEPCGLSQMFSLRYGTVPVVRMIGGLDDTVKEYDPATGSGNGFTFFDPVPEQFLHAVDRAISCFSGQKTHWRRIMKNGMSADFSWDTAAAHYLELYERALRLKDRGVIVAGKNSETSRYRL, from the coding sequence ATGAGGGTGCTGTTCGCGGCGTCGGAAGCGGTTCCTTTCGTGAAGACCGGCGGGCTGGCCGACGTCATTGGCTCGCTTCCTCAGGCCCTCCATCGTTCCGGAAAAGCGGATATATCCGTTGTTTTGCCCAAGTACAACTGTATTAATACCGAACTCCACGATATTGTGCCGACCGGTCTTGGCGCAGAAGTGCCGATCAACGGAGTCGTCGAATGGGCCAACGTGTGGGAATGCAAGCGAGAGATCCATTATTTCTTCATTGATAACCCGCGGTTTTACGACAGGCCGCACCCGTACCAGGAAAACGGATCGGACTATTCAGATAATGCGGAACGGTTCATCTTCTTTTCGCGCGCAGTGCTCGAGCTGTGTCACCGCTTCGACGTACGCCCGGACATCATTCACTGCCATGATTGGCATACCGCACTGATACCGGTCTTTCTTCGAACCAAGACATTTTTCTTTGCCGGAAAGAGACCGGTGGCAAGCGCATTCACCGTCCATAATGCCGGGTACCAGGGGAAATTCCCGCCTGAGAAATTCAAGCAGACGGGATTGCCAAGCAGGCTCTTTAATTCTCAGGCAGGCCTCCGGCATGGCGACGGGATCAATCTGCTCAAGGGGGGATTGCTGTTTTCCGATGTGATTACAACGGTCAGCCCCCGCTATTGCGAAGAATTGAAGAGCTGGCCGGGCGGGAACGGACTCGAAGATGTTTTTCGACGGCGCTCTGACAGCATGGTCGGCATCTTGAATGGAATCGACCTGAACGAGTGGAACCCGGCCTCTGATCCCTTCCTTGTGCGAAATTATGACGTGAATAATCCCGAGGGCAAGCGCGAATGCAAGCGCGCGCTTCAAAAGCGTCTTGCTCTTCCCGATCGAGACGATATCCCGCTCCTTGCCGCCGTCATGCGATTGACCGAGCAGAAAGGGACCCACCTCGTCGAAGCGATCAGCGGGTATCTCGGGGCCGCCGATGTCCAATTCGTCATACTCGGCTCCGGCAATCCCGCTCAAGAAGAAACATTCAGGCGCCTCTCTCGTGATTATGCCCATAAGTGCTGCGCGGTCATCGGCGATACATACTGCTTTGATCAGGCGCTCGTGCACCAGGTGGAAGCGGGTGCGGATATCTTCCTTATGCCTTCCCTCTATGAGCCGTGCGGCCTCAGCCAGATGTTCAGCCTCAGATACGGCACCGTTCCGGTTGTGCGTATGATCGGCGGACTGGATGACACGGTGAAAGAATATGATCCCGCGACCGGCAGCGGAAACGGGTTTACTTTCTTCGACCCCGTTCCGGAGCAGTTTCTCCATGCAGTCGATCGCGCGATTTCATGCTTCAGTGGACAAAAGACGCACTGGCGCCGAATCATGAAAAACGGAATGAGCGCCGACTTTTCCTGGGATACCGCGGCAGCTCATTATCTCGAACTCTACGAACGCGCACTGCGCCTGAAAGACCGCGGAGTTATTGTGGCGGGGAAAAATTCAGAAACATCCCGGTATCGTCTCTGA
- a CDS encoding D-alanine--D-alanine ligase, whose translation MRMGLTYDLRQEYLEKGYGEEETAEFDRLDTIEALERALAELGHETERIGNIESLTRRLAAGGRWDMVFNIAEGMRGFGREAQVPALLDAYDIPYVFSDPLVLSLTLHKGMTKHVVRDLGIPTADFAVVESEEDIEGITLPFPLFAKPVAEGTGKGISAASKIVDRDQLRRVCLSIARQFRQPVLVETYLPGRELTVGITGTGKAATAVGVVEVVLREGSEADAYSYSNKQEWERFVEYPLVTGRIAEESAEIALAAWRGLGCRDGGRIDIRMDSKGIPNFMEVNPLAGLNPDHSDLCFIAYRVGMTYRDLIAQILTSAIKRYSVEQVAHEGRYPIQ comes from the coding sequence ATGAGAATGGGGCTGACCTATGATTTACGGCAGGAGTACCTGGAGAAGGGGTACGGCGAGGAAGAGACGGCCGAGTTCGACCGTCTCGATACGATCGAGGCTCTGGAGCGGGCGCTGGCCGAGCTGGGCCACGAGACCGAGCGAATCGGGAATATCGAGAGCCTCACCCGGCGACTCGCCGCTGGCGGGCGCTGGGACATGGTTTTCAACATTGCCGAAGGGATGCGCGGGTTCGGGCGGGAAGCACAGGTTCCCGCCCTTCTCGACGCATACGATATCCCTTATGTCTTTTCGGACCCGCTGGTGCTCTCGTTGACTTTGCATAAGGGAATGACGAAGCATGTCGTTCGCGACCTCGGGATTCCGACGGCGGATTTTGCCGTGGTCGAAAGCGAAGAAGACATCGAGGGGATAACCCTTCCGTTCCCTCTTTTTGCCAAACCAGTGGCGGAAGGCACGGGAAAGGGCATTAGCGCCGCCTCAAAGATTGTGGACCGCGATCAGTTGCGCCGGGTCTGTCTGTCGATCGCGAGGCAATTCAGGCAGCCGGTCCTTGTGGAGACGTATCTTCCCGGCAGAGAGCTCACCGTAGGCATAACCGGCACCGGTAAGGCGGCGACGGCAGTTGGCGTCGTCGAGGTGGTCCTTCGCGAAGGGTCCGAGGCGGACGCTTATTCCTATTCGAACAAGCAAGAATGGGAGCGGTTCGTTGAATATCCTCTGGTCACGGGAAGGATTGCGGAGGAGTCGGCGGAGATTGCACTGGCGGCCTGGCGTGGCCTTGGCTGTCGCGACGGCGGCCGTATCGATATTCGCATGGACAGCAAGGGAATCCCCAATTTCATGGAGGTTAATCCGTTGGCCGGCCTCAACCCGGACCATTCCGACCTGTGTTTTATCGCCTATCGGGTTGGGATGACCTATCGCGATTTGATTGCGCAGATACTGACATCGGCGATAAAGAGATACAGCGTGGAGCAAGTAGCACATGAAGGTCGCTATCCTATACAATGA
- a CDS encoding MFS transporter, producing MEVVAKAAPVTETDTDLRNSVYEGVFANMYATLTGGVFLTGFALHLGMDEFMIGILASMPFLVTIFQWPTSHLIETTGKRKVFWCWGAALARLMWAPILITALLPVHPASLKFSLILGLIFLSHSCNSVSGVSWLSLMSDMVPGSMRGRFFGNRNMLCGAAGMAMMLGYGKLLDVLKDASPDGLSLGFSVVFISAIIFGIISMRFLLKVSEPVMVRPMRTRPFLANLALPFRERNFRKFLLFALVWGFSVHFAAPFFTVFFLQDLQFSYGFVAALGTISGFADLLGMRFWGRMSDTVKNKAVIRFSSSVAICIPFIWIFVRPGSLALPVMISIISGLFWAGINLCMSNLLLGISPKENRSLYFSTYSIIGGLGAATGPIVAGSILKHAALPHLNLLSFEIVPLHFIFLASTLMRLLGFQLFRHISEPEEAQVGQLIRVLRSVRGINIASGFNYLLHPFTEIARKSLR from the coding sequence ATGGAAGTTGTAGCAAAGGCTGCCCCCGTCACGGAAACGGATACCGATTTGAGGAATTCGGTTTATGAGGGGGTATTCGCGAACATGTATGCAACCCTCACCGGCGGGGTTTTTCTTACGGGTTTTGCGCTCCATCTGGGAATGGATGAATTCATGATCGGCATCCTGGCGTCAATGCCGTTCCTGGTGACGATCTTTCAGTGGCCGACGTCGCACCTGATCGAGACAACCGGCAAGCGGAAGGTCTTCTGGTGCTGGGGGGCGGCGCTGGCGCGCCTCATGTGGGCGCCGATTCTGATCACGGCGCTTCTGCCCGTGCATCCGGCCTCCTTGAAGTTCAGTCTTATCCTCGGTCTTATTTTTCTTTCCCATAGCTGCAATTCCGTGAGCGGAGTCTCCTGGCTGTCGCTGATGTCGGATATGGTTCCCGGTTCGATGAGAGGCCGCTTCTTCGGGAACAGGAACATGTTGTGCGGGGCGGCGGGAATGGCAATGATGCTCGGCTATGGCAAGCTGCTTGACGTATTGAAGGATGCCTCGCCGGACGGGCTATCTCTCGGGTTCAGCGTCGTATTCATCTCAGCGATAATATTCGGCATCATCAGCATGCGGTTCCTTCTCAAAGTGTCAGAGCCGGTAATGGTGCGGCCGATGCGCACGCGTCCTTTCCTGGCGAATCTGGCGCTGCCGTTCCGCGAGCGCAACTTCAGAAAATTCCTGTTGTTCGCGCTCGTATGGGGGTTTTCGGTGCATTTCGCCGCGCCTTTCTTTACGGTGTTCTTCCTGCAGGACCTGCAGTTCAGCTATGGATTCGTGGCGGCATTGGGCACCATATCGGGTTTTGCAGACCTGCTGGGAATGCGCTTCTGGGGGAGAATGTCGGACACGGTCAAGAACAAGGCCGTTATCCGTTTCTCGAGTTCAGTCGCTATCTGCATCCCCTTCATCTGGATATTCGTGCGGCCCGGCTCGCTCGCCTTGCCGGTTATGATCAGCATCATAAGCGGGCTCTTTTGGGCCGGCATAAACCTGTGCATGAGCAACTTGCTGCTTGGAATTTCTCCGAAGGAGAACCGCTCGCTTTACTTCTCCACGTACAGCATAATCGGCGGGCTCGGCGCCGCGACCGGTCCTATCGTGGCGGGATCGATACTCAAGCACGCTGCCTTGCCTCACTTGAACCTCCTTTCCTTCGAGATCGTTCCGCTTCATTTCATCTTTCTCGCCTCCACTTTGATGCGCCTGCTGGGTTTTCAGTTATTCAGGCACATATCCGAGCCTGAAGAAGCGCAAGTCGGACAGTTGATCCGGGTCCTGAGGAGCGTTCGAGGGATAAACATTGCGAGCGGGTTCAATTATCTGCTGCACCCGTTCACGGAGATCGCCCGCAAAAGCTTGAGGTAG
- a CDS encoding histone deacetylase family protein, with protein MFRIRRIHDDGVLIDRHAITQVQDILRTRFRALPEEQVESLPEKLRDPSRLFRPILFVADDMRAQVKGFALMYHASDLDFMFLDFISAAPLRAGGGIGGALYERAREEALALDAAGIFFECLPDDPMLCRIPEILKDNAARLRFYERYGARPIVNTAYETPVRPDLQCPPYLVYDDLGRGIPLGRDYARAAVRAILERKYRYLCTPDYVDLVVESFKDDPVMLREPKYSKRRPSPPKEIRLRGKKVALVINEKHDIHHVRERGYVEAPVRIRSILREIFSLDVFERLEPRHFSEKYIKSVHDNRFVDYLRRICLSMESNRSIYPYVFPIRNVARPPKELAIRAGYYCIDTFTPLNRNAFLAAERAVDCALTAAEALLSGYNLAYALVRPPGHHAERRSFGGFCYFNSAAIAAAFLSAYGKVAVLDIDYHHGNGTQDIFYERPDVLTISIHGHPQFAFPYFSGFEDERGGGAGEGFNVNFPLPEHVEGEQYREVLTRALRRVAKFNPRYVVIAFGLDTAKHDPTGTWSLIARDFELNGRMIAQLECPILIVQEGGYRTRSLGVNARHFFAGLTAGASV; from the coding sequence ATGTTTCGCATTCGAAGAATCCATGATGACGGCGTGCTCATCGACAGGCACGCGATCACGCAGGTCCAGGACATCCTTCGGACGCGATTTCGAGCATTGCCTGAAGAGCAAGTGGAGAGCCTTCCCGAAAAACTGCGCGATCCTTCCCGCCTCTTCCGCCCGATCCTGTTCGTTGCCGACGACATGCGCGCACAGGTGAAGGGCTTTGCGCTGATGTATCATGCCTCCGATCTGGACTTCATGTTTCTGGATTTCATTTCGGCGGCTCCCCTGCGTGCGGGAGGCGGAATAGGAGGCGCTCTCTATGAAAGGGCAAGGGAGGAAGCTCTTGCGCTTGATGCGGCAGGCATTTTCTTTGAATGCCTGCCGGACGACCCGATGCTGTGCCGGATACCGGAGATTCTAAAGGATAACGCGGCTCGTCTCCGTTTTTATGAGCGTTACGGGGCTCGCCCGATAGTGAACACGGCGTATGAGACGCCTGTTCGACCGGACCTGCAGTGCCCTCCCTACCTCGTATATGACGATCTCGGCCGAGGGATTCCACTCGGTCGCGATTATGCTCGCGCCGCGGTTCGTGCAATCCTGGAAAGAAAGTATCGTTATCTGTGCACCCCCGATTACGTGGACCTGGTTGTCGAGTCGTTCAAGGACGATCCCGTCATGCTTCGCGAGCCGAAATATTCGAAGCGAAGACCCTCTCCTCCGAAAGAGATACGGCTGCGCGGAAAGAAGGTCGCGCTGGTGATAAATGAGAAACATGACATCCATCACGTGCGCGAGCGGGGTTACGTTGAAGCTCCGGTGCGAATTCGTTCGATCCTCCGCGAGATTTTTTCCTTGGACGTCTTTGAACGGCTCGAGCCGCGCCACTTCTCCGAAAAATATATCAAGTCGGTCCACGACAACAGATTCGTGGACTATTTGCGCAGAATCTGTTTGAGCATGGAAAGCAACAGGTCGATCTATCCATACGTTTTTCCGATCAGGAACGTGGCGCGCCCTCCCAAAGAGCTCGCGATACGCGCCGGATATTATTGCATCGACACGTTCACGCCATTGAACCGCAATGCTTTTCTCGCTGCAGAACGGGCGGTCGACTGCGCGCTCACGGCGGCTGAGGCGCTGCTGAGCGGCTACAACCTCGCCTATGCGCTGGTGCGCCCGCCGGGCCATCACGCGGAGCGGCGTTCCTTCGGCGGATTCTGCTACTTCAATTCGGCCGCCATCGCGGCTGCTTTCCTCAGCGCGTACGGGAAGGTCGCCGTTTTGGATATCGATTACCATCACGGCAACGGGACGCAGGACATCTTTTACGAGCGGCCGGATGTTCTCACCATTTCCATTCATGGCCATCCTCAGTTCGCGTTCCCCTATTTCAGCGGATTTGAGGATGAGCGGGGGGGCGGCGCCGGCGAAGGTTTTAACGTGAACTTCCCGCTTCCCGAGCACGTGGAAGGAGAACAGTATCGAGAAGTTCTCACGCGGGCACTGAGGCGGGTGGCGAAATTCAACCCGCGTTATGTTGTGATTGCATTCGGGCTTGACACGGCCAAGCACGATCCGACGGGGACATGGAGTTTAATCGCTCGCGATTTCGAGCTCAATGGCCGGATGATCGCGCAGTTGGAGTGTCCTATTCTCATTGTCCAGGAGGGGGGATATCGAACCAGGTCTCTCGGCGTCAACGCCCGGCATTTCTTTGCGGGGTTGACGGCGGGAGCATCGGTATAG
- a CDS encoding sigma-54-dependent Fis family transcriptional regulator — protein MKSILVISQEAETIGQVQSCFRAGYKVASAADKAAAFELLRKKRHDFILIDIEILRDSTTGEGYKAALQPFWHLYPTVEIVVMTRPEMIREAVMAVKAGASNYLTYPLNPDEVKYVIESIYEMVIMQSELDYLRDKFWHTDDLDVIKTRNALMKKVFEKIRSVAPTKSTVLLIGETGTGKSLLAELIHEHSNRRGNKFISVHCGAIPDTLLESELFGHEKGAFTGAIRRRLGRFEIAKGGTIFLDEIGTVTPSAQIKLLQILQDGTFQRVGGEESIEANVRIIAATNTDLKKMCDSGQFRSDLYYRLNVFPIEIPPLNERIEDIPLLVEGFLKKLNKFYTKQIYDVHPYVMEAFEKYSWPGNIRELENLLERAYILESSSMLTPESFPSELFVSESPRSWVSLDTSISISEARRRGIEQVEVTYLNGLLSAHKGKIEQSARAAGITSRQLHKLMKKYGLRKEDFKESPVRRFGSRS, from the coding sequence ATGAAATCGATACTGGTCATATCGCAGGAAGCCGAAACCATCGGGCAAGTCCAATCCTGTTTTCGCGCCGGCTATAAAGTCGCGAGCGCGGCAGACAAGGCGGCCGCTTTCGAGCTGCTTCGGAAAAAGCGACACGACTTTATTCTGATCGATATCGAGATCCTTCGGGATTCCACAACCGGCGAAGGTTACAAGGCGGCGCTCCAGCCGTTTTGGCACCTGTATCCGACTGTCGAGATCGTGGTCATGACGCGACCGGAAATGATCCGGGAAGCCGTGATGGCGGTCAAGGCGGGCGCGAGCAACTACCTTACGTATCCGCTTAATCCGGACGAAGTGAAATATGTAATCGAGAGCATCTACGAGATGGTCATCATGCAGTCCGAACTCGATTACCTGCGCGACAAGTTCTGGCATACGGACGATCTCGACGTCATCAAGACGCGAAACGCGTTGATGAAAAAAGTCTTCGAGAAAATCCGGTCGGTCGCGCCGACAAAAAGCACGGTTCTCCTGATCGGGGAAACCGGCACCGGCAAGAGCCTGCTCGCCGAACTGATCCACGAGCACAGCAATCGCAGGGGTAATAAATTCATCAGCGTTCACTGCGGCGCCATTCCGGATACGCTGCTGGAGAGCGAATTGTTCGGACATGAAAAAGGCGCCTTCACGGGAGCGATCCGGCGCAGGCTTGGCCGGTTCGAGATCGCTAAAGGAGGAACGATTTTTCTCGATGAGATCGGCACCGTAACGCCATCCGCTCAAATCAAGCTCCTGCAGATACTGCAGGATGGTACGTTCCAACGAGTGGGCGGCGAGGAATCAATCGAGGCGAACGTCCGCATCATCGCCGCAACCAACACCGATCTCAAGAAGATGTGCGATTCCGGCCAGTTCAGAAGCGACCTGTACTACCGCCTGAACGTGTTCCCGATCGAGATACCGCCGCTGAACGAGCGCATCGAGGACATCCCCTTGCTGGTCGAGGGTTTCCTCAAGAAGCTCAACAAGTTCTACACGAAACAGATTTACGACGTCCATCCGTATGTGATGGAAGCGTTCGAAAAATATTCCTGGCCGGGAAACATCCGCGAACTCGAGAACCTTCTCGAACGCGCCTACATTCTCGAGTCCTCGTCCATGCTCACTCCCGAGAGTTTCCCAAGCGAGCTCTTCGTTTCCGAATCACCGCGCTCATGGGTAAGTCTGGACACCTCGATCAGCATCAGCGAGGCCCGCCGCCGCGGAATCGAGCAGGTGGAGGTGACATATCTCAACGGGCTGCTGTCGGCTCACAAAGGAAAAATAGAACAAAGCGCACGGGCGGCGGGTATAACGTCGCGCCAATTGCACAAGTTGATGAAGAAATACGGGCTTCGCAAAGAAGACTTCAAGGAGAGCCCGGTTCGGCGATTCGGCTCCCGGTCATAG
- a CDS encoding methyltransferase domain-containing protein codes for MTAYKNVLDMTYRILRKSLSPKVYVLLQKVFGRRKYYYSPFLYMQIVNRYLKAGPIDCKVILEVGPGNDITTAILMILEGAREVFLADEVNELTTHRREFPNRLQYIESISQSYKESCEGKLSITEISSRIHMIPHHVSCEFLYQLNIPKVDCLFSNHVLEHVEDLDDVFSAFKTLVKPGGIMFHSVDLSDHAYHVFTRYPRLRILNENNVLSHLKYSDGTFKMLNDKKLPMNRVLLPQYIDLCTSHGFAIRDIWYCQPKKHYHVHPDILGKTKQEFHDSFMSQINYFEISAKREEDVASSQMGWNLTKLGDC; via the coding sequence ATGACCGCGTACAAAAATGTGCTTGATATGACTTATCGGATTCTAAGAAAGTCATTATCTCCAAAAGTATACGTTCTATTGCAGAAGGTTTTTGGCAGACGCAAATATTACTATTCTCCTTTTTTATATATGCAAATAGTTAACCGTTACCTGAAAGCGGGCCCAATCGACTGCAAAGTGATTCTTGAAGTTGGGCCGGGCAATGATATTACAACAGCCATTTTAATGATATTAGAGGGAGCAAGGGAAGTTTTTCTAGCCGATGAAGTTAATGAATTGACTACACATCGAAGAGAATTTCCTAATAGACTTCAATATATCGAATCTATTTCTCAGAGTTATAAAGAAAGCTGTGAAGGCAAACTTTCAATCACCGAAATATCTTCCCGGATACACATGATTCCCCACCACGTGAGTTGTGAGTTTCTATACCAGTTGAACATTCCGAAAGTGGACTGTCTTTTTTCAAACCATGTGTTAGAGCATGTGGAAGATTTGGACGACGTTTTCTCTGCATTCAAAACTTTGGTAAAACCGGGAGGAATAATGTTTCATTCCGTAGATCTGTCGGATCATGCTTATCATGTATTCACGAGATATCCGCGGCTACGAATTCTCAATGAAAACAACGTGCTCTCCCACCTGAAATATTCCGACGGAACTTTCAAAATGTTGAATGACAAGAAGCTTCCTATGAATCGCGTCCTTCTACCCCAATATATTGACCTCTGCACGAGTCACGGCTTCGCCATACGCGACATATGGTATTGTCAACCGAAAAAACATTATCACGTACACCCGGATATACTTGGAAAAACTAAGCAAGAATTTCATGATTCTTTCATGTCACAGATAAACTATTTTGAGATATCGGCTAAGCGTGAAGAAGACGTGGCCTCCTCACAGATGGGGTGGAATCTAACAAAGCTTGGTGACTGCTAG
- a CDS encoding KamA family radical SAM protein, with translation MPGLGQSEDKRWGVCATGSETFKRKRAGGDARRIPVAEQNLRVLVFRKRFFPQATEADWSNWRWQLRNRIKTLERLEHLVKLTDDEREGISLHSGSLPVAITPHYATLLDENDPSQPIRRSVIPVAAEHLAAPGESADPLGEDEDSPVHGLVHRYPDRALFIVTEFCSTYCRYCTRSRMVGKKASPCKFENWEKALSYIEATPAIRDVLLSGGDPLTLTNDKLEMLLSRLRRIPHVELIRIGTKAPVVLPQRITPALTSMLKRYHPLWMSIHFTHPDELTPETVRACERLADAGIPLGSQTVLLAGINDTVETMKSLLQGLLRARVRPYYLYQCDPILGSSHFRTPVSKGLEIIQGLRGHTTGYAVPSYVIDAPGGGGKVPLLPENVVGREDGYLLLRNYEGNVYRYPDSPGVGTDVDAEQGAPCR, from the coding sequence ATGCCCGGTCTCGGGCAGTCGGAGGACAAAAGGTGGGGTGTCTGTGCGACAGGATCTGAAACATTCAAGAGGAAAAGAGCCGGTGGAGACGCCCGCCGTATACCAGTCGCTGAGCAAAACCTCAGGGTCCTGGTTTTTCGAAAACGTTTTTTCCCGCAAGCCACCGAGGCAGATTGGTCGAATTGGCGCTGGCAACTGCGCAATCGAATCAAGACCCTCGAGCGGCTGGAGCATCTTGTCAAACTTACCGACGATGAGCGAGAAGGCATTTCCCTCCACTCTGGTTCTTTGCCGGTAGCCATCACCCCTCATTACGCCACGCTTCTGGACGAAAACGATCCCTCTCAACCGATACGCCGAAGCGTTATTCCCGTGGCGGCGGAGCATCTCGCGGCCCCCGGCGAGTCGGCGGACCCTCTGGGTGAAGATGAGGACAGTCCCGTGCATGGGCTGGTGCATCGATATCCGGACCGGGCCTTGTTCATTGTGACTGAATTTTGCTCGACGTACTGCCGCTACTGCACGCGCTCTCGGATGGTTGGGAAGAAGGCTTCGCCCTGCAAGTTCGAAAATTGGGAGAAGGCGCTGTCGTATATAGAAGCAACGCCGGCCATTCGCGACGTTCTGCTTTCGGGGGGAGATCCGCTCACCCTCACGAACGACAAGCTGGAGATGCTTTTGTCGCGGCTGCGGCGCATCCCGCACGTGGAGCTGATCCGCATTGGCACAAAGGCGCCCGTCGTGCTGCCGCAGCGCATTACGCCGGCTCTGACTTCGATGCTCAAGCGGTATCATCCCCTGTGGATGAGCATCCATTTCACTCATCCGGACGAGTTGACACCGGAAACCGTCCGCGCGTGCGAGCGCCTGGCCGATGCAGGTATCCCGCTGGGCAGCCAGACCGTTCTGCTGGCCGGCATCAACGACACCGTCGAGACGATGAAGAGCCTGTTACAGGGGCTGCTTCGGGCTCGCGTGCGGCCATATTACCTTTACCAGTGCGACCCGATCCTGGGCTCCTCGCATTTCCGGACGCCGGTATCAAAGGGGCTCGAGATCATTCAGGGTCTGCGCGGTCATACGACCGGCTACGCCGTGCCGTCGTATGTTATCGATGCGCCGGGCGGAGGCGGAAAGGTGCCGCTGCTGCCGGAGAACGTGGTTGGCCGGGAAGACGGCTATCTGCTCTTGAGAAATTACGAAGGCAACGTCTATCGATATCCGGATAGCCCCGGAGTCGGGACGGATGTCGACGCGGAACAAGGGGCGCCCTGCAGATGA
- a CDS encoding GNAT family N-acetyltransferase, producing MITIRPLKGEDKDQIVRILRERRVFPEHEMKVAIEVLDDALRFPERGDYQTFCAVGEQGDLAGYICFGLIPITDAAYDLYWIAVSTHYGRQGVGGALVKHMEHLARSQGARQIYIETSSLPAFEQARTFYKKNQYELVSILTDFYKAGDHKLIFMKNLEPKHPYPARKSVLMPALPRTKDDVSHSKNP from the coding sequence ATGATTACCATTCGGCCGCTCAAAGGAGAGGACAAGGATCAGATCGTACGGATCTTGCGGGAGAGACGTGTATTCCCCGAACACGAGATGAAGGTTGCGATCGAGGTGCTCGACGATGCGCTTCGCTTTCCAGAGCGAGGGGATTACCAGACTTTTTGCGCGGTCGGAGAACAGGGTGACCTTGCGGGATACATATGCTTTGGATTGATCCCGATCACCGACGCCGCCTACGACCTTTACTGGATTGCGGTCAGCACTCACTATGGGAGACAAGGTGTCGGCGGCGCCCTCGTGAAGCATATGGAGCACCTCGCCCGCTCGCAGGGAGCCCGGCAAATCTATATTGAGACTTCTTCGTTGCCGGCTTTCGAGCAAGCCCGAACGTTTTACAAGAAAAATCAGTATGAACTGGTTTCGATTCTGACAGATTTTTACAAAGCAGGCGACCACAAGTTGATTTTCATGAAAAACCTGGAGCCAAAACATCCCTATCCGGCGAGGAAATCGGTTTTGATGCCCGCCTTACCAAGAACGAAAGACGATGTTTCGCATTCGAAGAATCCATGA